The Streptomyces sp. NBC_00691 genome has a segment encoding these proteins:
- a CDS encoding PH domain-containing protein, translating to MALFGNAHAIDPAQAQQDYARLLGQGEQVHAAYLLIRDTIFFTDRRLVLVDKQGITGKKVEYHSIPYKSITHFAVETAGTFDLDAELKIWISGSQLPVQKTFTKGVDIYEVQAILTQFVAR from the coding sequence ATGGCGCTCTTCGGGAACGCGCACGCGATTGATCCGGCGCAGGCGCAGCAGGACTACGCGCGGCTGCTCGGGCAGGGGGAGCAGGTGCACGCCGCGTACCTGCTGATCCGCGACACCATCTTCTTCACCGACCGGCGGCTCGTGCTGGTCGACAAGCAGGGCATCACCGGCAAGAAGGTCGAGTACCACTCGATCCCGTACAAGAGCATCACGCACTTCGCGGTCGAGACCGCCGGCACCTTCGACCTGGACGCCGAGCTGAAGATCTGGATCTCGGGCAGCCAGCTGCCGGTCCAGAAGACCTTCACCAAGGGCGTCGACATCTACGAGGTGCAGGCGATCCTCACGCAGTTCGTCGCCCGCTAG
- a CDS encoding BRO family protein, giving the protein MDAIDIDDLVYAATGAPLRRLTAHDGTHWFPLVDVAKRLGYAGSREALRTVTLPGAWLASARELAGGEEFSGRGGIRAATRMVSLQGLVQLVGACRRPEAAPFRAWTAEVIAAVQRYGGYGLEPSPAHTGFVLPPELVDVLVRLDGQFDERSVAFAEDIEYAELLRETRRSLSRVADSLERLSVPRQRAGAAVALTPDQLVESWAVTGDVRTVASCLAPGLVHGGVRYRAQDVTRRTGLSGERVRDCVRLLIERGCMREVGGPDADGARIYVLP; this is encoded by the coding sequence ATGGACGCGATCGACATCGATGACTTGGTGTACGCCGCCACCGGTGCGCCCCTGCGGAGGCTCACCGCGCACGACGGGACCCACTGGTTCCCCCTCGTGGACGTGGCGAAGCGGCTGGGATACGCGGGGAGCCGGGAGGCGTTGCGGACGGTGACGCTGCCCGGGGCGTGGCTGGCGTCCGCGCGGGAGCTCGCCGGGGGCGAGGAGTTCTCCGGCCGGGGCGGGATCCGGGCGGCGACGCGGATGGTGAGCCTGCAGGGGCTCGTCCAGCTCGTCGGGGCCTGCCGCAGACCGGAGGCCGCGCCGTTCCGGGCGTGGACGGCCGAGGTCATAGCGGCGGTCCAGCGGTACGGGGGGTACGGGCTCGAACCCTCCCCCGCGCATACCGGGTTCGTGCTGCCACCGGAGCTTGTCGACGTCCTCGTCCGGCTCGACGGGCAGTTCGACGAGCGGTCGGTCGCGTTCGCGGAGGACATCGAGTACGCGGAGCTGCTCCGCGAGACCCGGCGGAGCCTCTCAAGGGTCGCCGACTCCCTTGAGCGGCTCTCCGTGCCCCGCCAGCGCGCCGGGGCCGCCGTCGCACTCACCCCGGATCAGCTCGTCGAGTCCTGGGCCGTCACCGGGGACGTACGCACGGTCGCGAGCTGTCTCGCCCCCGGCCTGGTGCACGGCGGCGTCCGCTACCGGGCCCAGGACGTCACCCGGCGCACCGGTCTCTCCGGCGAGCGCGTCCGGGACTGCGTGCGCCTGCTGATCGAGCGCGGGTGCATGCGCGAGGTCGGCGGGCCCGACGCCGACGGGGCGCGGATCTACGTCCTGCCCTGA
- a CDS encoding antibiotic biosynthesis monooxygenase family protein — protein MTPRLVADLEPPYYTAVFTSIRPDAPEGYAETAARMNALAQEMPGFLGHESARTPGGIGITVAYFRDLESLDAWRLHGEHRAAKAYGREHWYDSFSVHIGKVERSYSFERA, from the coding sequence ATGACTCCCAGGCTGGTGGCGGATCTCGAACCGCCCTACTACACCGCTGTGTTCACTTCGATCCGTCCCGACGCTCCCGAGGGCTACGCCGAGACGGCCGCCCGGATGAACGCGCTCGCCCAGGAGATGCCGGGCTTCCTCGGCCACGAGTCCGCCCGGACTCCCGGCGGCATCGGCATCACCGTCGCCTACTTCCGGGACCTGGAGTCGCTCGACGCCTGGCGTCTGCACGGGGAGCACCGGGCCGCCAAGGCGTACGGGCGGGAGCACTGGTACGACAGCTTCAGCGTCCACATCGGCAAGGTCGAGCGGAGTTACAGCTTTGAGCGTGCATAG
- a CDS encoding DUF2797 domain-containing protein, with protein MEWRSRGITWSGGVPGLRWQGGRVSALAYGRKLAFRAVGERRCPGARGNPCPLDAVVAGRATGGRCAECARLDRAHSVAADTFLDDPQPYRVYLAWFGPGMTKVGITAEARGEARLLEQGAVTFSWLGRGPLMAARRTEEVLRQALGVPDRVAYERKRAARHTLPPAPDRSREVRDLYGRAREVGGWTETLEPLEFAARDHAEAFGVDGLPPFAGTVTELVDGGVVSGRLLAAAGPDLHLLDSAGRCLALDTRLMGGWVLQGAGEGDAFSVPVSEAVSAVDPSSQGELF; from the coding sequence GTGGAGTGGCGGAGCCGGGGGATCACCTGGAGCGGAGGCGTGCCCGGACTGCGGTGGCAGGGCGGGAGGGTCAGCGCCCTCGCGTACGGGCGGAAGCTCGCCTTCCGGGCCGTGGGGGAGCGCCGGTGCCCGGGGGCCCGGGGCAATCCCTGCCCACTGGATGCCGTCGTGGCCGGCCGGGCCACGGGGGGCCGGTGCGCGGAGTGCGCGCGGCTCGACCGGGCCCATTCCGTCGCCGCCGACACCTTCCTGGACGATCCGCAGCCGTACCGCGTGTATCTGGCCTGGTTCGGGCCCGGGATGACCAAGGTCGGGATCACCGCGGAGGCCCGGGGCGAGGCCCGGCTGCTCGAACAGGGCGCCGTCACGTTCAGCTGGCTCGGGCGGGGGCCGCTGATGGCCGCCCGGCGGACCGAGGAGGTGCTGCGGCAGGCGCTCGGGGTTCCCGACCGGGTGGCGTACGAGCGGAAGCGCGCCGCCCGGCACACCCTGCCGCCCGCCCCGGACCGGTCCAGGGAGGTCCGCGACCTGTACGGGCGGGCGCGGGAGGTCGGCGGCTGGACGGAGACCCTGGAGCCACTGGAGTTCGCCGCGCGCGACCACGCCGAGGCTTTCGGTGTCGACGGGCTGCCGCCGTTCGCGGGCACGGTCACGGAGCTGGTCGACGGGGGTGTCGTCAGCGGGCGGCTGCTCGCCGCGGCCGGGCCCGATCTGCACCTGCTCGACTCCGCCGGGCGCTGTCTGGCCCTCGACACCCGGCTGATGGGCGGGTGGGTGCTCCAGGGCGCCGGGGAGGGGGACGCCTTCTCCGTACCGGTGTCGGAAGCGGTGTCCGCCGTCGACCCGAGCAGCCAGGGGGAGCTCTTCTGA
- a CDS encoding MarR family winged helix-turn-helix transcriptional regulator has product MATGGGADAHTVFRQYLDAVGLQGLASAEAAGLHTSEWYALSLITLEGGLSSGELALRTGLTTGATTRLIDRLERAGYARRAADPSDRRRVIVEPVPDALDRIEDVVGPARRHIAAVIGSYPPEHQAVLFDYFARAAPAFRAATEEIRGAAAPRRGKRRPEKPEETG; this is encoded by the coding sequence GGACGCCGTCGGACTCCAGGGTCTGGCCAGCGCCGAGGCGGCGGGCCTGCACACGTCCGAGTGGTACGCACTCAGCCTCATCACCCTCGAGGGCGGCCTGTCCTCCGGTGAGCTCGCCCTCCGTACCGGGCTGACCACGGGCGCGACCACCCGGCTCATCGACCGACTCGAACGGGCCGGCTACGCCCGCCGGGCCGCCGATCCGAGTGACCGGCGCCGGGTCATCGTGGAGCCGGTACCGGACGCGCTGGACCGCATCGAGGACGTGGTCGGCCCGGCTCGCCGCCACATCGCGGCGGTGATCGGCTCCTACCCACCGGAGCACCAGGCCGTGCTCTTCGACTACTTCGCCCGCGCGGCGCCCGCGTTCCGCGCGGCCACGGAGGAGATCCGCGGCGCCGCGGCGCCCCGGCGGGGCAAGCGCCGGCCGGAGAAGCCGGAGGAGACCGGCTAG